In Fibrobacter sp. UWP2, the sequence AACCTCTTTAAGCACGTAAGCCCCACGACCGCGCAACACGTCGCCGACCAGCTGGCCAGCCGCATTGCGGGCATTGTCGACGGAGGCCCGTGCACTGTTGGCGTCGAGAGTTCCATCGTCTCGTTGACCGGCGAAATCCCGACAGTCTTGAGGCCGGGCGCCATCACGCCCGAGATGGTCAAAAAAGTTTTGGGCAGGGTCGCCATCAAGGAATCGACATCCAAGCCGGGCGAAGCCATGCAAGCACCGGGCCAGTGCGACACGCATTACCGCCCGCAAGTGCCGCTGTACTTTGGGCAGGTGCCCGAGGGCTTTGCGCTTCCGCCACACACGGTAAGGATTGCCTTCGGCAATACCGAAGGACCCATTCCCGAGACCGTTAACTTGTCTAAAACCGGGGACATGCTGGAGGCTACCGCCAAGCTGTACGCCTTTATGCACGACCTCGACAAGCCCGAGAACGAGTTGATTCTTGTGGACCCCATCCCCAACGAAGGCGTGGGCATGGCCATCAACGACCGTCTCAAACGCGCCAGCATCAAGCAACTACCAAAATAAACGGCGTATGAGGTCGCCCTAAGCTCTGCAGCTATACG encodes:
- a CDS encoding L-threonylcarbamoyladenylate synthase; protein product: MMYPPWTSVGEAAKLLKAGEVVAIPTETVYGLAGNAFEPKALAKIFAAKERPTFDPLIVHIADIATLADVAKDIPDSAYKLAEAYWPGPMTLILPKKDCIPDLCTSGLQSVAVRFPSHPVAQAIIKESGLPLAAPSANLFKHVSPTTAQHVADQLASRIAGIVDGGPCTVGVESSIVSLTGEIPTVLRPGAITPEMVKKVLGRVAIKESTSKPGEAMQAPGQCDTHYRPQVPLYFGQVPEGFALPPHTVRIAFGNTEGPIPETVNLSKTGDMLEATAKLYAFMHDLDKPENELILVDPIPNEGVGMAINDRLKRASIKQLPK